Within the Planctomycetota bacterium genome, the region GCGGGCCGGCCGGGCCCGGCCGGGGACGTACTTGCGGGGCAGGTAGAGCGTGAAGGTGGAGCCCTTGCCGGGCTCGCTTTCAAGCTTGATTTCCCCGCCCAGAAGCTTGGCCAGCTCGCGCGAAATTGAAAGTCCCAGGCCCGTGCCGCCGTACTTGCGGCTGGTGGAGGTGTCGGCCTGCTGGAAGGGCTCGAAGATGATCTGGTGCTTGTCCGGCGGGATCCCGATGCCCGTGTCCTTGACCGCGAAGAAGACCACCATGTCCGCCTGATTGAGGGTCTCGGAGTCGCGGCTCCAGCCCCGCGTGGCCACCCCCATGCGGAGCTCGACCTTCCCCTCGTGGGTGAACTTGAAGGCGTTCGAGAGCAGGTTCCGGAGGATCTGCTGCACGCGCTTGGAGTCGGTCTCGAAGGAGGCGGGCAGCCCGGGATCGAGCGCGATGTCGAACTCCAGCTTGCGCTGGACGGCGATCGGGCGGAAGGACGCGTCCACGTCGTCGTGGAGGTCCTTGAACCGCACCTGGCTGACGTCCACGGACATGGTGCCGGACTCGATCTTGGAGAGATCCAGGATGTCGTTGATGAGGGACAGGAGGTCCGTGCCGGCCGTGTGGATCGTGCGGGCGTGGTCCACCTGCTTGGAGGTGAGGTTGCCTTCGGCGTTCTGGGCGAGCTGCTTGGAGAGGATGAGCAGCGAGTTCAGCGGCGTGCGCAGCTCGTGGGACATGTTGGCCAGGAAGTCCGACTTGTACTTCGAGGTCATCTGGAGCTGCTCGGCCTTTTCGTTGAGCTCGTTGTTCTTCTGCTGCAGCTCGTTGGCCAGCGCCTGGGAGCGCTTGAGGAGGTCCTCGGTGCGCATCGTCGCGGCGATCGTGTTGAGCACGATCCCGAAGAGCTCCGTGAGCTGGTCGAAGAAGGTCTGCTGGACGTCGTTGAAGGGCTTGAGGGACGCCAGGGAGATGACGGCCTTGACCTGCTTTTCGAAGAGCACCGGGAGGACGACGACGCTCGCGGGCTTGACCTCCGCGAGGACGGTGTCGATCCGCCAGCCCTCGGGGGGCAGGCCGTCCACGACGAGCTTCTTGCGGTCGCGCGCGGACTGGCCCACGAGCGTTTCCCCGAGCCGGAGGCGCGGGGGGATGTCCCGCGTGCCGCCGTAGGTCGTCACGAGCCGCAGGGGCTCGTCCGGGTCCTCCGTGTCGTCGAAGGTGTAGAAGACGCCGTGCTGGGCGCCGACGAGGCCGGCCAGCTCGGAGAGGATCTGCTGGGCCACGGTCTGAAGGTCCCGCTGGCCCTGGAGCATCCGGCTGAACCTCGCCAGGTTCGTCTTGAGCCAGTCCTGCTCCGCGTTCTTCTGCGTCGTGTCGCGGAGGTTCCGGATCATCTCGTTGATGTGGTCTTTGAGGACCTCCACCTCGCCCCGGGCGTCGATCGTGATCGACCGCGTGAGGTCGCCCTTGGTGACCGCGGTGGCTACGTCCTTGATCGCGCGCACCTGGTTGGTGAGGTTGTTGGCCAGCTCGTTGACGTTGTCGGTGAGGTCCTTCCAGATGCCCGCCACGTCCTTGACGACGGCCTGTCCGCCGAGCTTGCCTTCGGTGCCCACCTCGCGGGCCACGCGGGTCACCTCGCCCGCGAAGGCGTTGAGCTGGTCCACCATCGTGTTGATGGTGTTCTTGAGCTGAAGGAGCTCGCCTTTCACCTCGACGGTAATCTTGCGGGAAAGGTCGCCCTTGGCGACGGCGGTGGTCACCGCGGCGATGTTGCGGACCTGCGCCGTGAGGTTGGAGGCCATCGAGTTGACGTTGTCGGTGAGGTCCTTCCAGACGCCGGCCACGCCCTTGACCTGCGCCTGTCCGCCGAGCTTGCCTTCGGTGCCGACCTCGCGCGCCACGCGCGTGACCTCCTCGGCGAAGGCGTTGAGCTGGTCCACCATCGTGTTGACCGTGCTCTTGAGCTGGAGGATCTCGCCGCGCGCCTCGACGGTGATCTTGCGCGAGAGGTCGCCCCGGGCGACGGCGGTCGTGACCTCGGCGATGTTGCGGACCTGGTTGGTGAGGTTGGAGGCCATGAAGTTCACGTTGTCGGTGAGGTCCTTCCAGGCGCCGGCGACGTCCGGCACCACCGCCTGGCCGCCCAGCCGGCCCTCGGTGCCCACCTCGCGGGCCACGCGGGCCACCTCCGAGGCGAACGAGTTGAGCTGGTCCACCATCGTGTTGACGGTGTTCTTGAGCTGGAGGATCTCGCCTTTCACCTCGACGGTGATCTTGCGGGAAAGGTCGCCCTTGGCGACGGCGGTCGTGACCTCGGCGATGTTGCGGACCTGGTTGGTGAGGTTGGAGGCCATCGAGTTGACGTTATCGGTGAGGTCCTTCCAGGCGCCGGCGACGCCTTTGACGACGGCCTGTCCGCCGAGCTTGCCTTCGGTGCCCACCTCGCGGGCCACGCGGGTCACCTCGCCCGCGAAGGAGTTGAGCTGGTCCACCATCGTGTTGATGGTGTTCTTGAGCTTGAGGATCTCTCCCTTGACGCGCACCGTGATCTTCTTGGAGAGGTCGCCCTTGGCGACGGCGGTCGTGACCTCGGCGATGTTGCGGACTTGGTTGGTGAGGTTGGAGGCCATCGAGTTGACGTTGTCGGTCAGGTCCTTCCAGACGCCGCCGACCCCCTTGACCTTCGCCTGTCCGCCGAGCTTGCCCGCGGTGCCCACCTCGCGCGCCACGCGTGTCACCTCGGAGGCGAAGGCCTTGAGCTGATCGACCATCGTGTTGATGGTGCTCTTGAGCTTGAGAATCTCGCCCTTGGCCTTGACGGTGATCTTGCGGGAGAGGTCGCCCTCGGCGACGGCGGTCGTGACCTCGGCGATGTTGCGGACCTGGTTGGTGAGGTTGGAGGCCATGAAGTTGACGCTGTCGGTCAGGTCCTTCCAGGCGCCGGCCACGCCCTTGACGACGGCCTGTCCGCCGAGCTTGCCCTCGGTGCCCACCTCGCGGGCCACGCGGGTCACCTCGCCCGCGAACGCCCGGAGCTGGTCGACCATCGTGTTGATGGTGTTCTTGAGCTTGAGGATCTCGCCTTTGACCTCGACGGTGATTTTCTTGGAGAGATCGCCCCGGGCCACGGCGGTCGTGACGTCGGCGATGTTGCGGACCTGATTGGTGAGGTTGGAGGCCATGGA harbors:
- a CDS encoding HAMP domain-containing protein; its protein translation is MATNGSSPTLVEARRVLQQLKHARDGHRRPRFRVGKDSGVPEELAEVLNTILEQAFDEVEAARKEREAFRREKAALEEVAAAAARGDFSVRAPEDGPDPKLARSLNRIIDANDRITREFVRVSRAVGKEGKHSERASIEGLRGRWAVKVQALNALIGDLLQPTIEVARVIGAVAQGNLSQTMPMEIEGRPVKGAFLQMAKTINTMVDQLRAFASEVTRVAREVGTEGKLGGQAEVQGVAGVWKDLTDNVNSMASNLTNQVRNIADVTTAVARGDLSKKITVEVKGEILKLKNTINTMVDQLRAFAGEVTRVAREVGTEGKLGGQAVVKGVAGAWKDLTDSVNFMASNLTNQVRNIAEVTTAVAEGDLSRKITVKAKGEILKLKSTINTMVDQLKAFASEVTRVAREVGTAGKLGGQAKVKGVGGVWKDLTDNVNSMASNLTNQVRNIAEVTTAVAKGDLSKKITVRVKGEILKLKNTINTMVDQLNSFAGEVTRVAREVGTEGKLGGQAVVKGVAGAWKDLTDNVNSMASNLTNQVRNIAEVTTAVAKGDLSRKITVEVKGEILQLKNTVNTMVDQLNSFASEVARVAREVGTEGRLGGQAVVPDVAGAWKDLTDNVNFMASNLTNQVRNIAEVTTAVARGDLSRKITVEARGEILQLKSTVNTMVDQLNAFAEEVTRVAREVGTEGKLGGQAQVKGVAGVWKDLTDNVNSMASNLTAQVRNIAAVTTAVAKGDLSRKITVEVKGELLQLKNTINTMVDQLNAFAGEVTRVAREVGTEGKLGGQAVVKDVAGIWKDLTDNVNELANNLTNQVRAIKDVATAVTKGDLTRSITIDARGEVEVLKDHINEMIRNLRDTTQKNAEQDWLKTNLARFSRMLQGQRDLQTVAQQILSELAGLVGAQHGVFYTFDDTEDPDEPLRLVTTYGGTRDIPPRLRLGETLVGQSARDRKKLVVDGLPPEGWRIDTVLAEVKPASVVVLPVLFEKQVKAVISLASLKPFNDVQQTFFDQLTELFGIVLNTIAATMRTEDLLKRSQALANELQQKNNELNEKAEQLQMTSKYKSDFLANMSHELRTPLNSLLILSKQLAQNAEGNLTSKQVDHARTIHTAGTDLLSLINDILDLSKIESGTMSVDVSQVRFKDLHDDVDASFRPIAVQRKLEFDIALDPGLPASFETDSKRVQQILRNLLSNAFKFTHEGKVELRMGVATRGWSRDSETLNQADMVVFFAVKDTGIGIPPDKHQIIFEPFQQADTSTSRKYGGTGLGLSISRELAKLLGGEIKLESEPGKGSTFTLYLPRKYVPGRARPARETAAPAAEPAAEPPAAPVFREEALIAPLPNDIQDDRANLQPGDRIFLIVEDDLTFASLLLDICREHGFKGLIAFTGEAGLAMAKKFRPQAISLDLRLPDMDGWALLDFLKHDLDLRHIPVQVLSGGDQPQRALRMGAFSCLRKPVEKEDLSQSILRIKAFLDRRRKNLLIVEDAAAEREHLARLLAGDDVEVTVAATAEEALAALRSQPFDCAIVDLRLPGMSGFDLIERIKKEPGLSNLPIIVHTGKDLGPEEEKNLERAASAIVLKDARSPERLIQEASLFLHRSASELGQAHRRAVESVILQDPSLAGRTVLIVDDDMRNIYALASVLEQSRMNTLYAQDGRKAIEELRTNPEIDIVLMDIMMPEMDGYQAMREIRKDPRFERLPIIALTAKAMKGDRERCIEAGASDYIPKPVDTERLLSLLRVWLSRDA